One Alnus glutinosa chromosome 13, dhAlnGlut1.1, whole genome shotgun sequence genomic window, ATTTGTAAAGAATTTGTAGTAAAAGCTATAGTAAATCTAACGGTACTAATGTAATATAATGACATGATGGTCCCTCTATTAGGCTCTTTCATCTATTCATATGTCAAGGGTAAAAAGAAGAGGTTGGTGTGCCTGGTGccacaataaaaattataaaattctatGAGCATGTAATAAAACCATCAGCATTTCCAAAATGAAACTTAGTACATAAAAGATAGGAGTAATGATACACACTACACAAGCATTCCACAAATATCTCACAAAGTTGATGTGACAAATGTTTATTagccattagtttttttttttttttaacaatgactgatcTAAAGACTGCTAGACCTTGTCACGTCAGCTTTATAGAATATTTGTGAAATGTTTATATAGCACGAAGAATTCCTCAAAAGACTGTCCATCAAACGGATGTGATAACTTTTgaattccaaatatatatatatatatatatatggaggtgGCCATTTATTTTAACAAGAATAGTAttacaatataaataaaaaatttaggcccttaattaatttataattggtGGGTTGATTTTGAGAATGATCTGCAACTTTACatatctaatattttaagaaagttAATAGGAGTATTTAGGAAAGAAGTTAAGTTATTGTTGATTAACCAGTACGTTTGTTATTGTATCAACTTGGCCCAAATTTAGGGAGacaaattgattttcttaaTACAATGTGGACTTGTCTATCTGTAAACTTTGGAACCTGTAGAAAGAGATGGCCCTGCTGCTATGGAATAATGGAGTATGATTTTTTGGACCAATTCCAATTTCCAAAGGCAAGATTCCATGCTTCAAGTCTTAACTCTTAAGAAAGGGATCAGATTCGAATATATAAAAGGTGATTACTTTATCATGACCCTTTTTCATTAAATACAgctattaattaaatttacttaaagcacaaatttaaaaaaaaaaaaaaaaattcaagaacacCATTTTATATCAATGCTGATTAAAAATATAGTAATTTAAACAGTAAAAGAAATCAGCCCAACATTTTTTTCACTTAGATGTGAAGATTGATAAACTCTTTTTACCTTTTCCGAGGATAAATTATAAAGGCAGAGTTTGAACTTGAAACTTCTGTTATAAAATTAAgttaaaatccttttttttcttttttaacaaaaaaaaaagaagcttaagTTAGTAggaatgtaaatttaatcaattaattaataatttaacattttctatTAGCCCCCATTAGCTCTCTAATTACAATGCTGATTTTAGGTAAGTACAAATATTTAGGTACACAAGAATATCTACATGGgttgaattttctaaaattattgTCATACTAGAAATAAGTGTATGCTTGGTTTTGAGGTTTCAAAACatgtagttaaaaaaaaaaaaaaagcgatttcaaaatatagttaataaaaacatgatgtttaaaaagtagtgatttcaaaatacaattaataaaaGTTAACGTTCGGTAAAATCccaatttaatcattaaaattgtacatttttttaaaatgcgcATCATTGCttacaatttgaaaacttaaatttttCAACGTTTTCCAATTGCCATTTATTTTCAAAGGCACTCTCAAATGGGATATTTCTcgcaattttatttaaaaatgcagtGTTAGCCTAGGAAACCGCAGAATCAAATGCACTCTAAATATATTTGTTAGAAACCATTTAAGGCAAAGTGTGGTGAACAACTTATTCATTCATCCTGTAATCACATAAGGCCActcaaatttaaaacatttacacttttttctttttttcttttctcccttttgttttatcttttcaaaacaaaaacattaacaaataacaaaaaatgtaATACTCCAAATTACTTTCAcctttatattaaattaaaatacattttcaaacaaaatttaaagacACCATCTAAAAAGCATTATCAAACTAATAAGGGTTTACTTTATCATGTCCTAGGATAAGACCTTTGCTAATATATTATGCAATCTATTTTAACTCTTCTAAGTGGTCTTTAGTGGCCACAATGAAGTGGCCGGGTCTATCCTAATTGAAGAACAATATAATAAAACTGATAAATGATGCAATCAAtctcttttaacttttttaaaaaaattattataacatAAATTATTTCATTTACTAAGGATTCTCTTAGAGATGACAACAGCAATAATTATGAATCAATTTTGCTTGTTTTCTAATCCATTATCTATTCTCTCCCAAATATTTAACAAACCCATAAATTGTTGAAATCATTACAATTTAGTTAAATAACACATCACAAGTAGGATGCATTTCACATACACACTAATTACTCTTAATATTATCAAGTTCACTTGTAGCCTGCAATTGTAGAAGTAGAGTTTTCAACAAAGTCGAACGGCATATTAGTAATAGAACaaagttttcattcaaattagAACGAAAGAATTcttttaattcagtttattatACTAACATATGTCAGTAGAATACGAGATTTtcacataaatttttaaaatacatatgaGAATCATATGCTGTAAGAATAAGCTTCATATATTCcgttaatcttattaaaaatgcttgtgagaatcacatgttttaagagCATATATTCATTTAGTAGATTGAGTTGAATGAACTTTTAGATGAAAACTTTATCcttagcaaaaaaattaattaacttaaagCCGTGCGTCTTAGTTTGTGTTAGGGATTGTTGAGATTGTTCAatttagtgaaaaaaaaaaaaataaataaaaaataaagaaaatagagagaaaacagAACATAGAGAATTTACGTGATTCAACATTGTGTATGGCTGTACAAGAGCGAGCGGTCAATtttactgttaaaaaaaaaattgcaacatttataatatatattatcttcAGTTAAAACCCTGGCTTAGTATATTGAAATTACCATACCCccaacatatataataaatattattgtACCCccaacatatataataaatattattgtACCCCCgacatatataataaatattattgtgaaataatttCAATTAATAATTCAAAACGACAAAAGTCGAGGGCAATAATGTAAAAGAGCAGTGACGTTAACTTTAAAAGACCGCCAACTACCACTCCAACTACCAATTTTCCCGTCCAACTTCAAATCCCACGAAACATAAGAAGAACCCTCGcagcctctctctccctttaATTTCCAAACAAGTTTCCCATTATAGTATTTTTATAGATACTTTTAAATGCCTGAGCGAAGTCTGAGACGTCGAGCTCCGGCGACGGGTGGCCGGAGGAGCAGGCCGCCGAACCCGTCTCCGTCACCGCGGAAGAGGAGCCCGCCTCCCCCGAGATCGGCCAAGCAGGCTTCGAAGCCCATAAAGATTTTGAAGCGGACCTTTTCGGAGCCGATGCTTTTGGGTAGTAGTGTCGGTTCTAGCTACAGCATCAGCGACGACGATCGGAGTTTGAGGTCGGAGGGTGGTGGTGGGGTTTTTTTTAGGCCTCAGACGTGCGTGGACGTGTTTGCTTCGTCGCCTTCGCTGTTGGGTTTCTCTCCGCTAACGCCGAGCCACGAGGTAagagtcaaaaaaaaatttatatatatatatatttgttaaaagaaaaaaaagaatggattttttttcgtttttctattcttttgaGTTATAGATGATGATGGGATTTGATTGGTTTGATGGATGAGTgtgtcaaaaaaatttctttgacACCGAAAGAGATTGCTTGAGATTTCTGAGATTCAAGAAAATAGATGGTGCTTATTGTTGTTTATTAGAAAGCCAATCATAGTTAGTTTCTTGCTCAATCACATTAATCAAGATCCTATGTTTGCATTTGATTTGTAAACCAAAAGGTAAAAGTAGGACTTGTGTTCTTCTTTTCCTCCCTAATTGGGGTCTCTGTTCAATGCTTCTTTTTCTAATGAGATTGATTTACTTATGAAAATAAGAAATTAGTACTTGTGTAATCCATTAATAAATCCTCCCTTTTGGTTTGGACATTGAGTTGTATTAACCAATTATAGATTTCCCCTTTTGGTTTATTCATTGAGTTGTATAATCCATTAATAGATTCTACCATGTCAATGTGGGATAATTATACCTGACCCATAAAAGAACAAGAACCTCAGTTGACTTCTTTTGTTGGTTTTCATTTAGAACCGAGAGTCGTGTTCATTGAACATAATCCAAACTTGACCCAATTCAACATGCGAACAcgaatttcattaaaagaagTTGACCCGTCATTAGGTGCTTCCCATGCTTTCTAAATTTAGGCATTGCCGGTTTGTTTTTGTACCCTGATTATAAATTTTAGAACTGCAAACACCGTGCATGTctaatggtccgtttgggtttatgatttcaaaacataagatctaaaaatagcgattttaaaaagtgagatttGAAAACCCGATTTTTAAACACACAGTTTAGTGTCTAAAATcgtgtgttttttaaaatgcatcatCTCGCCCGTGTTttgaaaattgagaattttctacgtttttaaattacaatttttgtaAACACACTCTCAAACAAtacattttctgcgatttgatcTAAAATTGTACTTTTAGAATGTGAAATCGGAGTGCCAAACGCACTCTAAATAGTGTGAAGAATGTGGAATGCAGGGATATAAGAAAGATGCAAAGGTGGTGGTTAAGGTGACAGTTGAAGGAAGTCCAGGACCAGTCCGGACCTTGGTTAAATTGGGGGCCAGTGTGGAGGAAACCATTAAGCTTGTTGTAGACCGATATAGCGAAGAAAGGCGGACTCCTAAGCTTGACAGGGACGTAACGCCATTGTTTGAGTTGCATCACTCCTATTTCAGTCTTCAGAGTAAGTAAAATTTGAGATTAATTTAAGTTTAGTTATTCAACTTAGTTGCATTTTCACAATGTTATGGTTCAAATCTGATTACTTGGTGTATAGATAGAAAAAACTGATTACTTGTGTAAGATCCAAATACTCTTTCCTTTTGTGCACTCAGTCACCAAAGGTGTGTCTGTTTTAGAAATTTGACCAAGTTGCTGACCCTGTTTTCTTATAGAGAGAAAATGTCCTATAGATGTtctgaagtttttccttttaactTTAAAGTAGAATGTTCCTAAAGCATTACTTTCTTCATTTATCAGACAGTTGCCCGATTCTTATTTTGTAGATTCTCCAACATAGAAAGTCGTTGATTTTGAACT contains:
- the LOC133854441 gene encoding uncharacterized protein At4g22758 translates to MPERSLRRRAPATGGRRSRPPNPSPSPRKRSPPPPRSAKQASKPIKILKRTFSEPMLLGSSVGSSYSISDDDRSLRSEGGGGVFFRPQTCVDVFASSPSLLGFSPLTPSHEGYKKDAKVVVKVTVEGSPGPVRTLVKLGASVEETIKLVVDRYSEERRTPKLDRDVTPLFELHHSYFSLQSLDKSELIGDVGSRNFYLRKSGSGRSSDGASPYASEIVPARESSPPPIPPPAFLLPTFIARKISKIVRRTRKLWKLLFCMQ